From the genome of Vitis riparia cultivar Riparia Gloire de Montpellier isolate 1030 chromosome 2, EGFV_Vit.rip_1.0, whole genome shotgun sequence, one region includes:
- the LOC117928059 gene encoding disease resistance protein RPV1-like yields MASSTQKPSSSSTSVRKYEFEVFLSFRGEDTRNNFTDHLFVNLDRMGINTFRDDQLERGEEIKSELLKTIEESRISIVVFSKTYAHSKWCLDELAKIMECREEMEQIVLPVFYHVDPSDVRKQTGSFGEAFFIHERNVDERKMQRWRASLTEASNLSGFHVNDGYESKHIKEIVNQIFKRSMNSKLLHINEDIVGMDFRLKELKSLLSSDLNDIRVVGIYGIGGIGKTTIAKIVYNEIQYQFTGASFLQDVRETFNKGCQLQLQQQLLYDIVGNDEKFSNINKGINIIKDRLGSKKVLIVIDDVDRLQQLESVAGSPKWFGPGSTIIITTRDQHLLVEYGVTISHKATELHYEEALQLFSQHAFKQNVPKEDYVDLSNCMVQYAQGLPLALKVLGSSLQGMTIDEWKSASDKSKKNPMKEINDVLRISFDGLDPSQKEVFLDIACFFKGERKDFVSRILDGCNLFATCNIRVLRDRCLVTILDNVIQMHDLIQEMGWAIVREECPRDPCKWSRLWDVDDIYDAFSKQEEMQNIQTISLDLSRSREIQFNTKVFAKMKKLRLLKIYCNDHDGLPREEYKVLLPKDFEFPHDLRYLHWQRCTLTSLPWNFYGKHLLEINLKSSNIKQLWKGNKRLKELKGIDLSNSKQLVKMPKFSSMPNLERLNLEGCTRLRELHSSIGDLKSLTYLNLGGCEQLQSFPPSMKFESLEVLYLNCCPNLKKFPEIHGNMECLKELYLNKSEIQELPSSIVYLASLEVLNLSYCSNFEKFPEIHGNMKFLRELYLEGCSKFEKFPDTFTYMGHLRGLHLRGSGIKELPSSIGYLESLEILDLSCCSKFEKFPEIQGNMKCLLNLFLDETAIKELPNSIGSLTSLEMLSLEECSKFENFSDVFTNMRRLRELRLYGSGIKELPSSIGYLESLKNLNLSYCSNFEKFPEIQGNMKCLKELSLEKTAIKELPNSIGHLQALEILTLSGCSNLERFPEIQKNMGNLWALFLDETAIKGLPYSVGHLTRLDRLNLENCRNLKSLPNSICGLKSLEGLSLNGCSNLEAFSEITEDMEQLERLFLRETGISELPSSIEHMRGLKSLELINCENLVALPNSIGNLTCLTSLHVRNCPKLHNLPDNLRSLQCCLTMLDLGGCNLMEEEIPNDLWCLSSLEFLNISENHMRCIPAGITQLCKLGTLLMNHCPMLEVIGELPSSLGWIEAHACPSLETETSSSLLWSSLLKHLKSPIQRRFNIIIPGSSGIPEWVSHQRMGCEVSVELPMNWYEDNNLLGFVLFFHHVPLDDDECVRTSGFIPECKLAISHGDQTERLDNISFYHRCKTYSISGLSYSSRRYDSGGTSDPALWVTYFPQIRIPSKYRSRKWNTFKAHFDNPVGNASFTCGENASFKVKSCGIHVIYAQDQKHWPQPLGKRPANREDHSSKEKFSSLQRMKGFFNL; encoded by the exons ATGGCTTCCTCTACCCAaaaaccctcttcttcttctacctCAGTCCGTAAATATGAGTTCGAAGTGTTCTTAAGTTTTAGAGGTGAAGACACCCGCAACAATTTTACGGATCATTTATTCGTAAATTTGGATCGGATGGGGATTAACACTTTTAGAGACGATCAACTTGAAAGAGGAGAGGAGATCAAATCAGAACTTTTGAAAACTATTGAAGAATCAAGAATTTCCATAGTTGTGTTCTCAAAAACCTATGCTCATTCCAAGTGGTGTTTGGATGAGTTAGCGAAGATCATGGAGTGCAGGGAAGAAATGGAACAAATAGTCTTGCCGGTGTTCTACCACGTGGATCCTTCTGATGTACGAAAGCAAACAGGGAGCTTCGGAGAGGCATTTTTCATCCATGAAAGAAATGTAGATGAGAGAAAGATGCAAAGGTGGAGGGCTTCCTTGACTGAAGCAAGCAATCTAAGTGGTTTCCATGTGAATGATGG GTATGAGTCAAAGCATATTAAGGAAATTGTTAACcagatttttaaaagatcaaTGAATTCTAAGCTTTTGCACATTAACGAGGATATAGTTGGGATGGATTTTCGCCTAAAAGAACTAAAGTCATTGTTAAGTAGTGACTTGAATGACATTCGTGTGGTTGGGATATATGGAATTGGTGGAATTGGTAAAACTACCATTGCCAAGATTGTTTATAATGAGATCCAATATCAATTCACTGGTGCTAGCTTTCTTCAAGATGTCAGAGAGACATTCAACAAGGGTTGTCAACTTCAACTACAACAACAACTTCTTTATGATATAGTGGGGAATGATGAAAAGTTTAGCAATATCAATAAAGGAATCAATATAATAAAGGACAGACTTGGCTCAAAAAAGGTTCTTATTGTAATTGATGATGTGGATCGATTGCAGCAATTAGAGTCAGTGGCTGGAAGTCCTAAATGGTTTGGTCCAGGAAGTACAATTATCATTACAACTAGAGACCAACATTTGTTGGTTGAGTATGGAGTGACTATATCACATAAGGCTACAGAATTACATTATGAGGAAGCTCTTCAACTCTTCAGCCAACATGCCTTTAAACAAAATGTTCCTAAAGAAGATTATGTAGACCTCTCAAATTGCATGGTACAATATGCTCAAGGTCTCCCTTTGGCCCTTAAAGTTCTAGGTTCTTCTCTTCAGGGCATGACAATAGATGAATGGAAAAGCGCATCGGATAAATCGAAAAAAAACCCTATGAAGGAAATTAATGATGTGCTTAGAATAAGTTTTGATGGGCTTGATCCTTCTCAAAAGGAGGTTTTCCTGGACATTGCGTGTTTTTTCAAAGGTGAACGCAAAGATTTTGTGTCAAGAATATTAGATGGTTGCAATTTATTTGCAACATGCAACATAAGAGTTCTTCGTGATAGATGTCTAGTAACTATCTTAGACAACGTCATACAAATGCATGACTTGATACAAGAAATGGGTTGGGCAATTGTTCGTGAAGAATGTCCTAGAGACCCCTGCAAATGGAGTAGATTGTGGGATGTAGATGATATTTATGATGCATTTTCTAAACAAGAG GAGATGCAAAATATTCAAACCATATCTTTGGACTTGTCTAGATCAAGAGAAATACAGTTCAATACAAAAGTGTTTGCCAAGATGAAGAAACTTAGGTTGCTTAAAATCTATTGCAATGATCATGATGGTTTGCCTAGAGAAGAGTATAAAGTGCTTCTTCCAAAAGACTTTGAATTTCCTCATGATTTGAGATATCTTCATTGGCAAAGATGCACTTTGACGTCTTTACCTTGGAACTTTTATGGAAAGCACCTTCTTGAAATCAACTTGAAGTCTAGCAACATAAAACAACTTTGGAAAGGGAATAAG CGTCTTAAAGAATTAAAGGGCATTGATCTAAGTAACTCAAAACAATTGGTCAAAATGCCAAAATTCTCAAGCATGCCAAATTTGGAGAGACTGAATCTTGAAGGTTGTACAAGGTTGCGTGAACTTCATTCATCTATTGGCGATCTCAAAAGTTTGACTTACTTGAATTTAGGAGGATGTGAACAGCTCCAAAGTTTCCCACCCAGCATGAAGTTTGAATCTCTTGAAGTTCTTTATCTTAATTGTTGTCCAAACTTGAAGAAGTTTCCTGAGATCCATGGCAATATGGAATGTTTGAAGGAGCTTTATTTAAACAAGAGTGAGATCCAAGAACTACCAAGTAGCATTGTGTATTTAGCATCTCTTGAAGTCCTTAATCTCTCATATTGTTCAAACTTTGAGAAATTTCCTGAGATCCATGggaatatgaaatttttgaggGAGCTTTATTTAGAAGGATGTtcaaagtttgagaaatttccGGATACATTTACCTATATGGGACATTTAAGGGGGCTTCATTTACGTGGGAGTGGTATTAAAGAACTCCCAAGCAGCATTGGGTATTTGGAATCTCTTGAAATTCTTGACCTCTCATGTTGCTCCAAATTTGAGAAATTCCCAGAGATCCAAGGGAATATGAAATGTTTGTTGAATCTTTTTTTAGATGAGACTGCTATTAAGGAACTCCCAAATAGCATTGGGTCCTTAACCTCTCTTGAAATGCTTTCTCTTGAAGAATGTTCAAAGTTTGAGAACTTTTCAGATGTATTTACCAATATGAGACGTTTAAGGGAGCTACGTCTATATGGGAGTGGTATTAAAGAACTCCCAAGCAGCATTGGGTATTTGGAATCTCTTAAAAATCTTAACCTCTCATATTGCTCAAACTTTGAGAAATTTCCAGAGATCCAAGGGAATATGAAATGCTTGAAGGAGCTTTCTTTAGAGAAAACCGCTATTAAGGAACTCCCAAATAGCATTGGGCACTTGCAGGCCCTTGAAATTCTTACTCTCAGTGGTTGCTCAAATCTTGAGAGGTTTCCTGAGATCCAAAAAAATATGGGGAATCTATGGGCTCTTTTTCTAGATGAGACTGCTATTAAAGGATTACCCTACTCAGTAGGTCATCTCACCAGACTTGATCgcttaaatttggaaaattgtagaaatttgaaaagtctTCCAAACAGTATATGTGGGTTGAAATCCCTCGAAGGCCTCTCTCTCAATGGTTGTTCAAATCTAGAGGCTTTTTCAGAGATCACGGAGGATATGGAACAATTAGAACGCCTTTTTTTACGTGAGACGGGTATCTCAGAGCTGCCATCATCAATCGAACATATGAGAGGTCTTAAATCCTTGGAATTGATCAATTGTGAGAACCTTGTGGCTCTTCCCAATAGCATCGGTAATTTGACATGTCTTACTAGTCTTCATGTTCGTAACTGTCCAAAGCTCCACAACTTGCCTGACAATTTGAGAAGCCTGCAATGTTGCTTAACAATGCTAGATCTAGGTGGTTGCAATCTGATGGAAGAAGAAATCCCCAATGATTTATGGTGTCTATCCTCACTGGAATTTTTAAACATAAGTGAAAACCATATGCGTTGCATACCTGCTGGCATCACTCAACTTTGTAAGCTTGGTACCCTTCTCATGAATCATTGTCCGATGCTTGAAGTAATTGGAGAGCTTCCATCAAGTCTAGGGTGGATAGAGGCACATGCTTGTCCATCCCTGGAAACTGAAACTTCTTCAAGTCTACTCTGGTCTTCTTTGCTCAAACACTTGAAATCACCAATTCAG CGGAGATTTAATATTATCATTCCAGGAAGTAGTGGAATACCAGAATGGGTAAGTCATCAAAGAATGGGATGTGAAGTAAGTGTAGAACTTCCAATGAATTGGTATGAAGATAATAACTTGTTAGGATTTGTTTTATTCTTCCATCATGTTCCccttgatgatgatgaatgCGTGAGAACATCTGGTTTTATTCCAGAATGTAAATTGGCGATATCCCATGGTGATCAAACTGAACGACTGGataatattagtttttatcATCGTTGCAAAACATACTCTATTAGCGGTTTATCATATAGCAGCAGACGCTACGACAGTGGTGGCACATCAGATCCAGCACTGTGGGTGACGTATTTCCCTCAAATTCGCATTCCAAGCAAGTATCGATCCAGAAAGTGGAACACTTTCAAGGCTCACTTTGACAATCCTGTGGGTAATGCCTCTTTTACATGTGGCGAAAACGCATCCTTTAAAGTGAAAAGTTGTGGGATACATGTCATATACGCCCAAGATCAGAAGCATTGGCCTCAGCCGTTGGGAAAAAGGCCTGCTAATAGAGAAGATCACTCATCCAAGGAAAAATTCTCTAGTTTGCAAAGGATGAAGGGTTTCTTTAACCTCTAG